The genomic region TCCACCTCGATGACAATCAACTCAACAGCTGCCGTATTGCTGGCGATGTATTGTACCGTAGCAAAAAAACAAGGCGCTGAGTGGTCGAAGTTGTCCGGTACCATTCAAAATGATTTGTTGAAAGAGTATATCGCTCGCGGCACTTACATCTATCCGCCGGCGGCATCGATGAAAATCATCACCGATATTTTCGCGTGGTGTGCCAAAGAAATCCCCTCGTGGAACACCATTTCGATCTCTGGCTATCATATTCGCGAAGCTGGTTCTACCGCAGTTCAGGAAGTCGCCTTTACGCTCTCTAATGCGATTGCCTATGTGCAGGCTGCCCTTGACGCTGGGCTCGACATCGACGAGTTTGCACCACGCCTTGCCTTTTTCTTCAACGCTCATAACAATCTCTTTGAGGAAGTTGCAAAATTCCGCGCAGCACGTCGGATTTATGCGAAATTAATGCGCGAACGGTTTGGTGCGAAATCCGATAAATCGTGGACTCTTCGATTCCATACGCAGACCGCCGGTTCTTCTCTCCAAGCCCAGCAGCCCTATGTGAATGTGATTCGTACCACTGTACAGGCGATGGCGGCGGTACTTGGCGGGACCCAATCTTTGCATACCAACAGTTTTGACGAGGCGTTGGCGTTGCCGACCGATGAAAGCGCGACCCTCGCATTGCGAACTCAGCAGGTTATTGGTTACGAATCCGGTGTGACGGAAACCATCGACCCGCTCGGTGGAAGTTATTATGTTGAGAGCTTGACCGATCAAATCGAAACGGCGGCGATGGAGTACATCAA from bacterium harbors:
- a CDS encoding methylmalonyl-CoA mutase family protein; protein product: RMGYDSDHPMARGEVGKVGVAIDTLADMETLFDSIPLDKVSTSMTINSTAAVLLAMYCTVAKKQGAEWSKLSGTIQNDLLKEYIARGTYIYPPAASMKIITDIFAWCAKEIPSWNTISISGYHIREAGSTAVQEVAFTLSNAIAYVQAALDAGLDIDEFAPRLAFFFNAHNNLFEEVAKFRAARRIYAKLMRERFGAKSDKSWTLRFHTQTAGSSLQAQQPYVNVIRTTVQAMAAVLGGTQSLHTNSFDEALALPTDESATLALRTQQVIGYESGVTETIDPLGGSYYVESLTDQIETAAMEYIKKIDAMGGSVPAIEKNFFQTEIAAASYAYQQAIERGDKKIVGVNSFRDKETPPPPVLKVTEEQERSQVEHHKQIKANRDNAAVNQRLEAVEQAARNNENIMPYIVAAVEVYASVGEISDALRRVYGEY